From bacterium, the proteins below share one genomic window:
- a CDS encoding RNA-binding protein gives MATKSLYVGNLPYSVTEQVLSDFFAPYGPVTEVRIVEGRGFGFVDVPAENVEAAIEATNNKDFGGRTLTVNEARPR, from the coding sequence TTGGCAACCAAATCCCTTTATGTAGGCAATTTGCCCTACAGCGTGACTGAGCAAGTGCTCAGCGATTTCTTTGCGCCTTATGGCCCAGTTACTGAAGTACGCATCGTCGAAGGACGAGGCTTTGGATTCGTGGACGTCCCTGCAGAAAACGTAGAGGCAGCTATTGAAGCCACAAACAACAAAGACTTTGGCGGACGCACCTTAACCGTCAACGAAGCTCGCCCACGC